Proteins from a genomic interval of Bacteroidales bacterium:
- the rpsA gene encoding 30S ribosomal protein S1: MTTHSKSEELEKELEMENNQVLAEEAVAESETVIPEEEDVTEEEEDFEDEGAEEVVQEIKKIKKESVSLENFNWDTYSNVPNVYSEGERSQMEAMYDKTLSSITENEIIDGTVIAMNKREVVINIGFKSEGVVSMNEFRYRPDLKVGDTVEVYVESSEDKKGQLILSHRTARSMRSWDRVNQALENDEVITGYIKCRTKGGMIVDVFGIEAFLPGSQIDVKPIRDYDVFVGKTTDFKIVKINHEFKNVVVSHKALIEAELEQQKAEIISKLEKGQVLEGTVKNITSYGVFIDLGGVDGLIHITDLSWGRVSHPEEVVELDQKLNVVILDFDDAKKRIALGLKQLTPHPWDALDPNLKVGDTVSGKVVVIADYGAFVEISPGVEGLIHVSEMSWSQHLRSAQEFLKVGDTIEAQVLTLDREDRKMSLGIKQLKADPWDQIDEKYSIGSKHVAKVRNFTNFGVFVEIEEGVDGLIHISDLSWTKKVKHPSEFTQIGEDIDVVVLEIDKENRRLSLGHKQLEENPWDVFESIFTVDSIHEGTVVEIFDKGAIIALPYGVEGFVTPKHLVKEDGTSAKLDEKLDFKVIEFNKSSKRIILSHSRVFEDLRKDTSVTSTGKQRSAGDETKMAAKKLKASLEKTTFGDISELAALKEEMEATEKKSRKKKAATSEEEAPAPVKAKKSDAPAEEVNEAPEEKVAEEEKPVEANDENVEGNADVPEKKSRKKAAPKSDKE, translated from the coding sequence ATGACAACACATTCAAAATCGGAAGAGCTGGAAAAAGAGCTCGAAATGGAAAATAATCAAGTATTGGCTGAAGAAGCTGTAGCAGAATCTGAAACTGTAATTCCGGAAGAGGAAGATGTTACAGAAGAAGAGGAAGACTTTGAAGATGAAGGTGCAGAAGAAGTAGTTCAGGAAATCAAGAAAATTAAAAAAGAAAGTGTATCCCTTGAGAATTTTAATTGGGATACTTATTCAAATGTTCCTAATGTTTATTCGGAAGGTGAACGTTCCCAGATGGAAGCGATGTATGATAAAACATTATCATCCATCACCGAAAATGAAATCATTGACGGAACGGTAATTGCCATGAACAAACGTGAAGTGGTAATAAACATCGGCTTTAAATCGGAAGGTGTTGTCAGCATGAATGAATTTCGCTACAGACCCGACCTTAAGGTAGGTGATACTGTAGAAGTATATGTTGAAAGTTCGGAAGATAAGAAAGGACAGTTAATTTTATCTCATCGTACGGCACGTTCTATGCGTTCATGGGATAGGGTTAACCAGGCTCTTGAAAATGATGAGGTAATCACAGGTTATATCAAGTGTCGTACGAAGGGTGGTATGATTGTAGATGTCTTTGGCATTGAGGCTTTCTTACCCGGATCGCAAATTGATGTAAAACCGATTCGTGATTATGACGTTTTTGTTGGTAAGACAACAGATTTCAAGATTGTTAAGATCAATCATGAATTCAAAAATGTTGTGGTTTCACATAAAGCATTGATTGAAGCTGAATTGGAACAACAAAAAGCGGAAATTATTTCTAAACTGGAAAAAGGACAGGTACTTGAAGGTACTGTTAAGAATATAACCTCATACGGGGTATTCATTGATCTGGGAGGTGTTGACGGATTGATACACATTACCGATCTTTCCTGGGGACGTGTTTCGCATCCCGAAGAAGTGGTCGAACTGGATCAGAAATTGAATGTGGTGATCCTTGATTTTGATGATGCAAAAAAGAGGATAGCCCTTGGATTGAAGCAATTGACGCCGCATCCGTGGGATGCTCTTGATCCGAATCTTAAAGTAGGGGATACGGTTTCCGGAAAAGTAGTGGTGATTGCTGATTATGGCGCATTTGTTGAAATATCTCCTGGTGTGGAAGGTTTGATCCACGTATCGGAAATGTCATGGTCGCAACATTTAAGAAGTGCACAGGAATTCCTGAAAGTAGGGGATACCATTGAAGCACAGGTATTGACATTGGATCGTGAAGACCGGAAAATGTCGCTGGGTATCAAACAACTCAAAGCTGATCCCTGGGATCAGATCGATGAGAAATACAGTATCGGGTCTAAACATGTTGCCAAAGTCCGTAACTTTACTAATTTTGGTGTATTTGTAGAGATTGAAGAAGGTGTTGATGGCTTGATCCACATTTCAGATCTGTCATGGACGAAGAAAGTAAAACATCCTTCTGAATTTACACAAATAGGTGAGGATATCGATGTTGTCGTTCTTGAAATTGACAAGGAAAATCGCCGTTTGAGTCTGGGTCACAAGCAACTGGAAGAAAATCCGTGGGATGTTTTTGAAAGCATATTTACCGTGGACTCTATCCATGAAGGTACGGTTGTGGAGATTTTCGACAAGGGAGCCATCATTGCACTTCCATATGGTGTAGAAGGATTTGTAACTCCGAAACATTTGGTGAAGGAAGATGGTACTTCTGCTAAGTTGGATGAAAAGTTAGACTTTAAAGTAATAGAGTTTAATAAATCATCAAAACGTATCATTTTGTCCCATAGCCGTGTGTTTGAAGATTTGAGGAAGGATACAAGTGTTACTTCTACAGGTAAGCAACGTTCAGCCGGTGATGAAACCAAGATGGCAGCTAAAAAGTTGAAAGCTTCCCTCGAAAAGACCACTTTTGGTGATATATCTGAATTAGCAGCTTTGAAGGAAGAGATGGAAGCAACAGAGAAGAAAAGCCGTAAGAAAAAGGCAGCAACTTCTGAGGAAGAGGCTCCCGCTCCCGTGAAGGCTAAAAAATCAGATGCACCTGCAGAAGAAGTAAATGAAGCCCCTGAAGAAAAAGTGGCTGAAGAAGAAAAACCTGTAGAAGCAAATGATGAAAATGTAGAAGGGAATGCTGATGTGCCGGAGAAGAAGTCAAGAAAAAAGGCTGCTCCTAAATCAGATAAAGAATAA
- the folE gene encoding GTP cyclohydrolase I FolE, with amino-acid sequence MNKTEQLQQLYAEVLRTITPDPQKEGLEKTPLRIAQSLQFLTEGYNLNPRDIICSALFHEDYRQMVLVKDIEMYSMCEHHMLPFFGKAHVAYIPDGKITGLSKIARVVDAFSRRLQVQERLTMEIRDCIQEALNPMGVAVVIEAQHLCMMMRGVQKQNSVTTTSAFTGVFLKDHRTREEFIHLIGKKLH; translated from the coding sequence ATGAATAAGACTGAGCAGCTGCAACAGCTATATGCAGAAGTTCTTCGTACCATCACACCCGATCCCCAAAAAGAAGGACTTGAAAAAACCCCTCTGAGAATTGCGCAGTCGCTCCAATTCTTAACCGAAGGATATAATCTGAATCCCAGGGACATTATTTGTTCCGCACTCTTTCATGAAGATTACCGGCAGATGGTCCTTGTAAAAGATATAGAAATGTATTCTATGTGCGAACATCATATGTTGCCTTTTTTCGGGAAAGCCCACGTTGCCTACATTCCTGACGGAAAGATTACGGGTCTGAGTAAAATAGCACGTGTAGTGGATGCTTTTTCCCGCCGGTTACAGGTGCAAGAACGCCTTACCATGGAAATCCGTGATTGTATTCAGGAAGCGCTCAACCCTATGGGAGTAGCTGTTGTTATTGAAGCCCAACATCTTTGTATGATGATGCGCGGGGTACAGAAACAAAATTCAGTCACGACAACATCTGCTTTTACCGGAGTATTTTTAAAAGACCATCGCACCCGTGAAGAATTCATTCATCTGATTGGCAAAAAATTACACTAA
- a CDS encoding HAMP domain-containing histidine kinase, whose product MNIYNLRSKWKIFLFICAIAIGLGSLLYTDYLIRKLAAEERKKIELWAEANRMVVKADIEDPNLEFYLQVIEDNTTIPVIQVDKDMNILDFMNLDPKKTQNQNYVLQQLEHMKSKHKPITISFYDHVQYLYYDDSSILYQLSYYPYIQLGIIMLFVGIAYFAFNTSRKSEQNQVWVGLSKETAHQLGTPISSLLAITEMLKMQVEDQSLVNELEKDVNRLNAITERFSKIGSKPATPMTDLGQAIDRSLNYIRKRSSDKVTICFDPPADPVMVPLSESLFSWVIENLCKNALDAMVGGAGQISIDLKHYKNRVTVDVSDTGKGIPKRKYKTVFKPGYTTKSRGWGLGLSLTKRIIEDYHAGKIFVLRSDPEKGTVFRIILKTID is encoded by the coding sequence ATGAATATATACAATTTGCGATCCAAATGGAAGATATTTCTTTTCATTTGTGCCATAGCTATTGGGCTCGGTTCGTTATTATATACCGATTACCTGATTAGAAAACTGGCGGCCGAAGAAAGGAAAAAAATTGAATTATGGGCTGAAGCTAACCGTATGGTGGTAAAAGCAGATATCGAAGATCCTAATCTTGAATTTTATCTTCAGGTGATTGAAGATAATACAACTATTCCGGTCATTCAGGTCGATAAAGACATGAATATTCTTGATTTCATGAATCTTGATCCTAAAAAAACACAAAATCAGAATTATGTGCTTCAACAACTGGAGCATATGAAAAGTAAACATAAGCCGATCACCATAAGCTTCTATGACCATGTACAGTATCTTTACTATGATGACTCTTCTATTCTTTATCAATTATCTTATTATCCCTATATTCAGTTAGGAATCATTATGTTGTTTGTAGGGATTGCATACTTTGCATTCAATACATCACGTAAATCCGAACAAAATCAGGTTTGGGTCGGGCTTTCGAAAGAAACGGCCCATCAGTTAGGTACTCCGATCTCTTCACTGCTGGCTATTACTGAAATGTTAAAAATGCAGGTAGAAGACCAGTCTTTGGTCAATGAGTTGGAGAAGGATGTTAATCGGCTTAACGCCATAACAGAACGTTTTTCGAAAATAGGATCAAAACCCGCTACTCCGATGACAGATCTTGGTCAGGCAATTGATCGAAGCTTGAATTATATCCGGAAGCGTTCATCCGATAAAGTAACTATTTGCTTTGATCCTCCTGCTGATCCTGTTATGGTACCGTTGAGCGAATCTCTTTTTAGTTGGGTCATTGAGAATTTATGTAAAAATGCATTGGACGCAATGGTAGGAGGTGCCGGGCAAATCAGCATCGATCTGAAACATTATAAAAACCGGGTAACAGTTGATGTAAGTGATACGGGAAAAGGTATTCCCAAACGAAAATATAAGACGGTTTTTAAACCGGGATATACAACAAAATCGAGAGGGTGGGGGTTAGGACTATCTTTAACCAAACGTATTATAGAAGATTACCATGCCGGTAAAATTTTTGTTTTGCGCTCTGACCCGGAAAAAGGAACCGTATTCCGGATCATATTGAAAACAATAGATTAG
- a CDS encoding ABC transporter ATP-binding protein/permease: MKKYWQILRKYWWSLILCPLLVLVFVVCETLQPMLMARIVDDGVMLKDIDIITRVGLYMVGISLLGLAANITNVYISSNTSVGFATDLRTLLFNKIQTLSFAEIDKFNSASLITRLTNDITRIQQVVLLGLRIMFRSPMMLIMAFVYVLRINSGLAIIVAASIPILGIAVYFILKKGFPYFLRMQKKVDSLNAVVRENLINIRVVKSFVRERYESRKFSASNKDLQDVSIRAANIIVTIFPVMQLVLNLSVIVVLWAGGTQVASGNLKVGELVSLVNYLMQILMSLMMMSMIIMNIARASASSDRILEVLDTESSLKDSPKSVTDNNKITQGSVSFKNVNFRYAGAGTDVLYNINFDVSQGQTIAIVGATGSGKSTLLQLIPRLYDASDGSVWVDGHDVRNYLLDELHHKVGMVLQKNVLFSGTIEENIRWGKKDATIEEIMEATKAAQAHDFIMSFPNGYSTVLGRGGVNVSGGQKQRICIARSLIARPKILILDDSTSAVDTDTEKKMRSGLKEYLGDTTVFIATQRVKTMEGADKVLVLDDGTIESFDTPEKLHEQSRIYREIVYSQQMAF, translated from the coding sequence ATGAAGAAATACTGGCAAATATTACGGAAGTATTGGTGGAGTCTTATACTCTGTCCGCTTCTGGTATTGGTTTTCGTAGTATGTGAAACGCTACAACCTATGTTGATGGCACGAATAGTGGATGATGGGGTCATGCTCAAAGATATAGACATTATCACCCGCGTAGGACTTTACATGGTGGGTATATCATTGCTGGGGCTTGCAGCAAACATTACCAATGTATACATTTCGTCGAACACCTCCGTGGGGTTCGCAACCGACCTGAGGACTCTTCTGTTCAACAAAATCCAAACGCTTTCCTTCGCAGAGATCGACAAATTCAATTCTGCATCACTTATAACAAGGCTGACGAACGACATCACCCGGATACAGCAGGTAGTATTACTCGGCCTGCGCATTATGTTCCGTTCGCCAATGATGCTTATCATGGCATTCGTTTATGTGCTTCGCATCAACTCAGGGCTGGCTATTATAGTAGCCGCGTCAATTCCAATCCTCGGCATAGCTGTATATTTCATACTAAAGAAAGGCTTCCCGTACTTCCTGCGCATGCAGAAGAAAGTGGATAGCCTGAATGCCGTGGTCAGGGAAAACCTCATCAATATACGTGTAGTGAAATCATTCGTCCGCGAACGTTATGAATCCCGTAAATTCTCGGCAAGCAATAAGGACCTGCAGGATGTGTCGATAAGGGCTGCAAATATCATTGTGACCATATTCCCGGTAATGCAGCTGGTGCTGAACCTCTCGGTGATAGTGGTGCTTTGGGCAGGTGGTACCCAGGTCGCAAGTGGCAACCTTAAGGTGGGTGAACTGGTTTCGCTGGTTAACTACCTCATGCAAATCCTTATGTCGCTCATGATGATGTCTATGATCATCATGAATATAGCACGTGCATCAGCTTCATCCGACCGTATCCTGGAAGTACTGGACACAGAATCATCACTGAAAGATAGTCCTAAAAGTGTGACAGACAACAACAAAATCACACAAGGCAGCGTAAGCTTCAAAAACGTAAACTTCCGTTACGCCGGCGCCGGCACTGACGTATTGTATAATATAAACTTCGACGTATCCCAGGGACAGACAATCGCAATTGTCGGGGCCACCGGTTCAGGTAAGAGCACCCTGCTGCAGCTTATACCAAGGCTTTACGACGCCTCAGACGGATCGGTGTGGGTGGACGGCCACGATGTCCGTAATTATCTGCTGGATGAACTACATCATAAAGTCGGAATGGTGCTTCAGAAGAACGTACTTTTCAGCGGAACAATAGAAGAGAATATTCGCTGGGGCAAGAAAGATGCAACAATTGAAGAAATAATGGAGGCTACCAAAGCCGCCCAGGCTCACGATTTCATCATGTCTTTCCCCAATGGTTACTCAACTGTACTGGGTCGTGGCGGAGTAAACGTTTCGGGCGGCCAGAAACAACGTATCTGTATAGCGCGCTCACTGATTGCCCGGCCAAAAATCCTGATACTTGACGACAGCACCAGCGCAGTAGATACCGACACGGAAAAAAAAATGCGCTCCGGACTGAAAGAATATCTGGGAGACACAACGGTATTCATTGCCACCCAAAGAGTAAAAACTATGGAAGGGGCTGATAAAGTGCTGGTACTCGACGACGGCACGATAGAATCGTTTGATACGCCTGAAAAGCTGCATGAACAATCGCGGATTTACAGGGAAATTGTCTACTCGCAACAAATGGCGTTTTAA
- a CDS encoding 6-carboxytetrahydropterin synthase: MIYLTRREGFSAAHRMFRPEWTEEKNTETYGKCSNPNWHGHNYILYVTVKGEINPETGYVINLKDLSKLIKERIIERIDHKNINLDVDFMQGKIASSENMAIAIWKELELPVAKLGASLHCIRLEENENNSVELINYRHE; this comes from the coding sequence GTGATTTATTTAACCCGTCGAGAAGGCTTTAGCGCCGCCCACCGGATGTTCCGTCCTGAATGGACTGAAGAAAAAAATACGGAAACATACGGAAAATGCTCCAATCCAAACTGGCATGGACATAATTATATTTTATATGTGACCGTCAAGGGAGAGATCAATCCTGAAACCGGATATGTCATCAACCTGAAAGATTTGAGTAAACTGATCAAAGAACGAATTATTGAAAGGATCGACCATAAAAATATCAATCTGGATGTTGATTTCATGCAGGGAAAGATAGCCTCTTCCGAAAATATGGCTATTGCTATTTGGAAAGAACTTGAACTTCCTGTTGCAAAGCTTGGAGCTTCTTTACATTGTATCCGGCTTGAAGAAAATGAAAATAACTCTGTAGAACTAATCAATTACAGACATGAATAA
- a CDS encoding STAS domain-containing protein gives MDFKVEQQPNYTLIRVLQEKLDTHIAPNLKSELVLISGNGEKNVILDLSKCRYCDSSGLSSILVANRLCKNAGGVFVLTGLNDAVERLITISQLDTVLNITSSIEDAVALIEKA, from the coding sequence ATGGATTTTAAAGTAGAACAACAACCTAATTATACATTAATCAGGGTTTTGCAAGAGAAATTGGATACACATATTGCACCAAACCTTAAATCCGAATTAGTGCTGATATCTGGTAATGGTGAAAAGAATGTAATTCTTGATTTGAGCAAATGCCGTTATTGTGACTCTTCTGGCTTGAGCTCAATTCTCGTAGCCAACCGGTTGTGTAAAAATGCCGGGGGCGTGTTCGTTTTAACCGGACTGAATGATGCCGTTGAACGTTTAATTACCATTTCCCAACTTGACACGGTGTTGAACATCACTTCCTCTATTGAGGATGCGGTAGCATTGATTGAAAAGGCTTAA
- a CDS encoding ribonuclease Z, which translates to MVFSVTILGSGAALPTSQRFPSAQALQLGECLYLIDCAEGTQIQLRRFHLKINQLKAIFISHLHGDHVFGLPGLLSSLNLLGRTEPLDIFGPVQVDEWLTAQSKFFTPLLFPVHFHVSTGNEPEMVYENKHFSVVSFPLKHRIPTRGYLFREKTKPLNIRKDMISFYQIPLRDILAIKEGGDFLTEEGKVIPNRKLTHPPLPVRSYAYCSDTVYLEHLHEIVQHVDLLYHEATYANDERERSKETFHATAEEAAKVAKAANAGKLVIGHFSSRYRDTVQHLQEARAIFENTEAAEDGKTFEIKQERRLTQ; encoded by the coding sequence ATGGTATTTTCAGTAACAATTTTGGGTAGTGGTGCAGCATTGCCGACATCACAGCGGTTTCCTTCGGCACAGGCGCTACAATTAGGAGAGTGCCTGTATTTAATTGATTGTGCAGAAGGAACACAGATACAACTCCGGCGTTTTCATTTAAAGATAAATCAATTAAAAGCAATATTCATCTCCCATTTACATGGTGATCATGTATTTGGTCTTCCCGGTTTACTGTCTTCCCTTAATTTATTGGGACGTACTGAACCACTGGATATTTTTGGACCGGTCCAGGTAGATGAGTGGTTGACCGCACAATCGAAATTCTTTACACCATTATTATTTCCTGTTCATTTTCACGTATCAACAGGGAATGAACCTGAAATGGTCTATGAGAACAAACATTTTTCCGTAGTATCCTTTCCGTTGAAACACCGTATCCCAACCAGGGGATATTTATTCAGGGAGAAAACGAAACCATTGAATATCCGGAAAGATATGATCTCGTTTTATCAGATCCCGTTACGGGATATACTGGCGATTAAAGAAGGCGGGGATTTTCTTACGGAAGAAGGAAAAGTAATTCCTAACCGCAAATTAACCCACCCTCCTTTACCTGTTCGTTCTTATGCCTATTGCTCCGATACTGTTTATCTGGAACATTTACATGAAATTGTGCAGCATGTGGATTTGCTTTATCATGAAGCAACTTATGCCAATGATGAAAGGGAACGGTCGAAAGAAACTTTTCATGCTACGGCTGAAGAGGCTGCTAAAGTTGCTAAAGCAGCCAATGCAGGCAAGTTGGTGATAGGGCATTTTTCATCTCGCTATAGGGATACAGTACAACACTTGCAGGAGGCCCGCGCTATTTTTGAAAATACAGAAGCGGCCGAAGATGGAAAGACTTTTGAGATAAAGCAGGAACGTAGGTTGACGCAATAA